The following are encoded in a window of Magnolia sinica isolate HGM2019 chromosome 11, MsV1, whole genome shotgun sequence genomic DNA:
- the LOC131219216 gene encoding ubiquitin carboxyl-terminal hydrolase 7-like isoform X2, which yields MLIPWNWRLKLQNLKRRTMNYRRNSYTDSGRSNELDHSSHLLTVATRDVFSKLDRNVKPVAPMHFWMILCKKYPQFSQQHNGFFLQQDAEECWTQLMYTPFSISKIARLKVLNFIKKAQRLKGKQEEKQKEESCTRNRRNPQPKLNRHPLSHRTENPVEIP from the exons AT GCTTATACCATGGAATTGGAGGCTGAAGTTGCAAAACTTAAAGAGGAGAACAATGAATTACAGAAGAAACAG TTATACAGATTCTGGAAGGAGCAATGAATTAGATCATTCGTCACATCTTTTGACTGTTGCCACCCGAGATGTGTTTAGCAAGCTTGATCGCAATGTCAAGCCTGTAGCCCCAATGCACTTTTGGATG ATCTTATGTAAGAAGTATCCCCAATTTTCCCAGCAGCACAATGGTTTCTTCTTGCAACAG GATGCAGAAGAATGTTGGACCCAACTTATGTATACACCTTTCTCAATCTCTAAAATCGCCAGACTCAAG gtacTGAATTTTATTAAGAAGGCACAAAGGCTAAAaggaaaacaagaagaaaaacagAAGGAAGAAAGCTGTACAAGAAACAGAAGAAACCCACAACCAAAGTTAAACCGACATCCTCTCTCTCACAGAACAGAAAACCCTGTGGAGATCCCCTAA
- the LOC131219216 gene encoding ubiquitin carboxyl-terminal hydrolase 6-like isoform X3 — MNYRRNSYTDSGRSNELDHSSHLLTVATRDVFSKLDRNVKPVAPMHFWMILCKKYPQFSQQHNGFFLQQDAEECWTQLMYTPFSISKIARLKVLNFIKKAQRLKGKQEEKQKEESCTRNRRNPQPKLNRHPLSHRTENPVEIP; from the exons ATGAATTACAGAAGAAACAG TTATACAGATTCTGGAAGGAGCAATGAATTAGATCATTCGTCACATCTTTTGACTGTTGCCACCCGAGATGTGTTTAGCAAGCTTGATCGCAATGTCAAGCCTGTAGCCCCAATGCACTTTTGGATG ATCTTATGTAAGAAGTATCCCCAATTTTCCCAGCAGCACAATGGTTTCTTCTTGCAACAG GATGCAGAAGAATGTTGGACCCAACTTATGTATACACCTTTCTCAATCTCTAAAATCGCCAGACTCAAG gtacTGAATTTTATTAAGAAGGCACAAAGGCTAAAaggaaaacaagaagaaaaacagAAGGAAGAAAGCTGTACAAGAAACAGAAGAAACCCACAACCAAAGTTAAACCGACATCCTCTCTCTCACAGAACAGAAAACCCTGTGGAGATCCCCTAA
- the LOC131219216 gene encoding ubiquitin carboxyl-terminal hydrolase 7-like isoform X1 produces the protein MEFTGLGLIPWNWRLKLQNLKRRTMNYRRNSYTDSGRSNELDHSSHLLTVATRDVFSKLDRNVKPVAPMHFWMILCKKYPQFSQQHNGFFLQQDAEECWTQLMYTPFSISKIARLKVLNFIKKAQRLKGKQEEKQKEESCTRNRRNPQPKLNRHPLSHRTENPVEIP, from the exons ATGGAGTTCACGGGCTTGGG GCTTATACCATGGAATTGGAGGCTGAAGTTGCAAAACTTAAAGAGGAGAACAATGAATTACAGAAGAAACAG TTATACAGATTCTGGAAGGAGCAATGAATTAGATCATTCGTCACATCTTTTGACTGTTGCCACCCGAGATGTGTTTAGCAAGCTTGATCGCAATGTCAAGCCTGTAGCCCCAATGCACTTTTGGATG ATCTTATGTAAGAAGTATCCCCAATTTTCCCAGCAGCACAATGGTTTCTTCTTGCAACAG GATGCAGAAGAATGTTGGACCCAACTTATGTATACACCTTTCTCAATCTCTAAAATCGCCAGACTCAAG gtacTGAATTTTATTAAGAAGGCACAAAGGCTAAAaggaaaacaagaagaaaaacagAAGGAAGAAAGCTGTACAAGAAACAGAAGAAACCCACAACCAAAGTTAAACCGACATCCTCTCTCTCACAGAACAGAAAACCCTGTGGAGATCCCCTAA